GCGAACAGCTAACGCTGGTGCCCCATTTCTTGTCCTCCCCCTTCACCACGCACGCGCGCGCGCGGCGTTGTCACCGCAGCCGCCACCTCGGGCCGACCACTGGCGAAGCCCCTTCGTCCAGGCGAGCAGCCAACGCCGGTGGCTCTTTCCTCTTCTCCCCCGTCGCCACCACCTGACGTCGCTGTGTCTGAGCAGCTGCGTTCTGCCGTGCTAGTCGCTGCCTCCATTCTTAGGTCTCCTCGCCGGCGAACGTCGCCGGAGGCCGCCGCTGCCATACCATCGTCAATTCGAGTTATTCCGGAACCCCAACAGCCACCGCCGGTGCCGGTCACCGCCGTCATCAGCGCAACGCTCGCTGCCGTAGCCAAACAGTGGGTAAGACTTGATTAAGGTTTTCGTTTCTTAATTAGTCTATTAATTAGATAATTAGGGGAGTGTTGATTAACAGTAGGTAATTAGATTAGGGTTTATGCTTAGTTAACGATTAGATTGCTTAATTAATCAAACTTtgggatgacaattttccccgcgggtaaaacccgaaatggggacgGGGATTCCGATTTATTTGGGGATAGGGACAAGTTCGGAGATTTTTTTCGGGGATGGGACGGGTATAGGGATATTGTCCCCATCTCCAAACCCACCCCGAAAATAATAATACTAatattagggggcgtttggttaaatgatgggaatgactatgggtatgggTTTGATAGTAGGATGGAATGAGAATagaaatggaaatgaaacccatcaagttatatgagtttggttgattcccataaatctagtaatcattcccaaaatgtcattcccaaacccacaacCCAAACACTATTTTTTTACTATCATTCAATTCCCTCATTCctaaacccatcaaccaaacacccccttattattattaatataataatattatttttaaaaatattattaataataatattgataataatattattattacaaaattttaaaatattaataataaaattattattattactggtattaatattaatattaatagtaaaataataataatattaaattaatttaggatGAAAGCGGGGATGGGGCTGGGGATGAGGATTTGATCTCCGATGGTTCAAGTTTGGAGATTCCTCGAATCCGAAAAAATGAGGATGAGAGCGGGGATAAAATTCGAGgatggagatggagatggagatGACAAACCCATCCCCGCCCCGCCCATTGCCATCTCTAATCAAACTAAGTGATGAATTaatgttgattaattgatttaTCTGATAAATTGCATTGgtttaaccaatttaattaatggaTTAATTAGATAGTTAATTAAGATTCATGGGATTAATTAAAAAATGCCCTTAAATTAATCAGGTTAATTATCTTAATtcgtttaattaattaattggttAACATGCTGTAATTCATGAGTTTAATTAGAATTAtctatttaattatataattatcttaattctccacaatgatatgatattttctACTTTGACCTAAACCcttatagttttgtttttggGCTCTATACAAAGGATCTCATACCAATAAGATATCTTTTCTCCCTTATAAGTTCAttatcttttccatgtgtttttcaatgtgggactttctTTACAACCATTGCAACTCAGCAATCCCCTTTAAACGAAGGACCGCCCCCTCAAGCCTATCCGCTTGATGTTATCTAATCAGTGATCCACTAGGACTCTGCCCCTCGGTTTAACcgatctactaggacttccttgccacTCAGTCCAACCGACTCACTAGCTctttcttgcctagccgcaactaggacttctctacCTGGTGTCTGGTCGTCATGGTCTATACATGGGAGTCCCACTTCCTTCATTAGAGGTCAATATTCCACCCACATGACTCGATTGGACATGACTCTTGTGTACAGTCGACAATTAGTCCTTCTGACAGtccgggctctaataccaattattatgaccaaaagaattaagatatctccacaatgatataatattattcactttgggtctaagctttCATGGTTTTGTTTTTTGGGCTCTACCCTAAAGgactcataccaatggagatacaTTTCCCTTATAAGTCTATGATCTATGTgtttttcaatgtgagactttgtttACAACCATTGCAACCCAACATAGTTCGCAGTCCATAGCTAGATAGTTGCGTATATACCCTGACTGTCTATGAGACATCCGTGGTAGCAAGTTCGCGTGGAGTCCGTACCTAGATAGCTACGTATATACCTTATCTATTCAcgagaccatccgtggtagagcatttCTCCCGCAGATAGTAACTATTTATATACTTTGACTGCCCACAAGACCCATGTATAGTAGCATGTTGTTGTGTGTAGTTAGGACTTGTTATATGCTGGTTATGTACTTATTATATGCAGGTtttggatgtactgtatgtactccCGATTTATTGGCTATACCTAATAGAGTAGATTAGTGGAAGGTTATGTTGTTGTTTATGCTTTTGTTAACAGTTGATTATATTTACGCTCTTACTTTTTAGTAAGTATTTTAGTTGAGTCTGCTTCCTTTGATCTTCTTACACTAAGTAGTTAATGCACTATCTTTCGATCTACCAAGTTATTTGTATTCACTACCCCTTATTCTTCTCTTACTTTCCGGTTAGTAGATAGAAAATATGTTGTGTGGCTCAGAGATCCAGTCCCACTCGTTTAGATTCTCTTTTGAGTTGTTTGATTTATTTTCTGCTGCCTTTGTTTATGGTTTAATTCACTTGTCGAATCtttgaatttttattataatagtaTAACTGTTATCGTGTTTAGTTTAGTATGATCATATgaacatgcatacacacacattggtatttaaaaaattatcgagTTTTTATATTACGTTGGTGTTTGTGTTCACTTTAATTGGTTTAATATTGATTGTTTTCTATATTGTCATAAAGGGGTATTGTTCGATCTTACAGACAATTATATCCTTGTGACAGAAGTTCTACAAAACGATGGTTAaacctgttatgttatatgacGCTAAATATTGGGTTAtgacatgagcagaagatgagagttatagAGATAaaaatgttaaggtggatgtatagacatacaaggatggacagaatcagaaatgagagcattagagagaaagtcggagttttATCTATTGAAGGGAAACTCCGAGACACAAGATTAAGATGGTACATACTTAGACAACCAATAAATATTatagttagacgatgtgaaactatgataaatacacACATTAACGagaaagaggaagacaaaaagattttgttagcaataataaaataagataaaatttatttaaatttaaaataatgataTAACAGAGGATAGAGCTTAGTGACGTAGAAAAATTCATATAACTGACTATATCTAATGGGATAAATCTTGATTGTTATTGTTGAATTTATGAGTCATTCATaaaccaaatttaatttaaatttactcAAATTATGATTCGAATAATTCAAACTgaacttgaatttaaatcattccAAGCTAATAGTTTGATATGTTCAAATTAAAGTTGGAACTCAACTCAAGTTCGAATTTCAAGTTCAGTCAAAATcatttatattttcaaatatcatatattttttaaatttaaatttaaatattaatatttttatatatttgggttgatttggttttATTCCCCTCCTTAATTGTaacatttaataaaattttaaagggCCTTTTTATAAATTAGCTAACTGTAGGAAAAGGCTATTTTGGAAATTCCTCGTACGACATGAGCCACCAGATCCAGCCTGAGCCTTAGTTTTTTATTGTGGCGCAACAGGCGGCAACATTAATGGGCGGAAAGGGGCAGCGACGGAGGGAGAAGAATTACAGAGCCGCTCATGGTGGTGAAACGCGGCTTCCTCCTCCTCCCAGCTTGAAAGAGTTAGATGTTTTTCCCTTCAAGCTCCGCAAAATCATGGAGCTCAGGAACGAGAACTTCTTTGCCGTCAAGCAAGGTAGCAGCTTTTTTCACAAATACCTCACATGCCGTTCACTAGTTCTTCCATATTTTCCCTTTCCTGTTGATGTTTTGAGcacttttatttttttagggcACACATCAACGTCCAAAGGCAGCGGAGGCCAGAAGAGAAAGCCAGTAAGTGACTGTGTCTCTGAGAAGAACAAGGTAAGATTAGTAATCAATTTGCGTTAAATCTTTGTATTTGTTTTTTTCTTGAATTTTAACATTCCTATGCATTTGATGTAAGATTTTATCATCACCATATATTTTTATTCCCCTAGCTTTGTATCATAGGGTTTTTGTACGCAATAAGCATGTTTGATTTGTTACAGCATGGGCTATCAAATATTGGTTGACAGGGTTCTTGGTATTATAGTTGTTAAAAGTGAAGACTTGAAGAGGGTTTTTGTTCTAGATTGATTGGAATAATAAATCAAACCATATTACTTGATGGAACCAGTTTACAAGTAAATATATAAAACAAAAGATAAAAATATATTGCTTTACCATTTTAAGTGTGTTCTTAGACATTTGCaacccttatatatatatataatgcctGATTATTGAAGCCTTGGCAAGTGATGTGTGTTTGTATGTTGCTATTAGTAAGCTAGTAAAGACCATTGATATTTAAGCAAAAATACCGAAGAACTTTAGATGTATGACTGCATGATATTTGAGCATCCTCAAGAAGTCTCAATTTGCAACGTGGTAGTTGAGAACTCCAATCTTTTGTCTTTGCCTCTTTTAACATATCGAGTCCAACATCGTTAGAGAGACTAACAATACCATCTTAATGCCAAGAGCAGTCCAATCCAGCAAAAATGCTAATACAACTTAGGTGGAAGACCTATCGATATCCTATTGATAGTTAAGCATGCATACGGAGTCTCACTTAGCAATGTGAGACTAGAGGAATGAAGTTTTTGTCTTCTTCATTCTTTTTACCTACTATAGGATgtctttttgttaaaaaaatgataatctagGTGTCTGGGCTTTGTTTGACTAATTTTGGAGGTAGACGACCTTCCCCCTAGTTCACCTACCGGATAAATTAAGGGTGTCTTTTTGTACCCAATATTGTTAGTGGAGAGAGATTGACTCCAATACCATCTTGAAGCTCAAGTGGAGCCAAATGCATACCAAGATAGTAGGTCGTTATGTCTAAATATTTAATCTTAAGAAGATTTACGTATCAATTTGAAACACAATGTGAGACTAAAAGGAGCCAAGTGTCTTTGTTTCCCTTCCACCTTTCTTTATTATGTCTTTTAACATGTCGCTGTATGTTCAAGTATCCAACATAGCTAATTTTGGCCTGACTCTTCACGAATAATGGATTCAGTGATATGGTTCCTCCAAAATCCAATGCACTCATTGAATTATTATCTTCAAGTTCAAATTGTTATTTCTGTATGAGATATTTCTGCAAATTAAATCGCTCTTTTCAAATCCTAGTCAATTTCTAATTCATCTTTATAACCTAGAGAATTCTTTCATTCAGTGTTCATGCAGTTCCGGCAATAACTTTTGTACTTTAGTTGGGTTGATTGCTTATTGAATTTAATTGATACTGTAATTACAGAAATTGTACAAAAATGAGTCTTCATCTACAACAAGTTCTGTAAACAAAGAGGGCATCCCGGCAATAAAGGAAGACCATTTAAATAGTAATGATGcaattaaaactcaatttttaaatGGTGAGGAAAAGGAGAAACGAAAAAGAAAGGTGCCTAAGGACCTACGCTTTGTAGACATGGATCAAGTTGCTGGTGTCTCAAGGAAGAAAAAGCGCAAAGAGTAAGTTACTGCTTAAGTTTTATTAAATCTGGATGAATCCATTTTCTTAGAAGAAAATGGGATCATTTTAAAATTCCCTGTACATATTGGTTTCTTGGGAGCTATATATTTCCAAAGActtcatttttaaaaaacttttcaatgTTCAAATGTGCCTTTTTCTTTGATTCCAAGTTATTTAgaggcaaagaagaagaaaaacaaaagacctaaaattgatgatgttCGGGACTTTCCTGGTCGCGAAGAGATAGTGTTTGGTGAAGTTGTTCAAGCTCCGCCTAAACTATCTGTTCCCAAGGTAGAATTTTGAGCTCAATGTCAACTTATGCTTGCATTTGACTTAGACCCGAAAGAGCTGATGCAACATGCTGTTGTtctgttttccttttttttttgcagaGATCCACAAAAGGACCTCTTGATGCTTTTCATGAAAGAGTAAGATTGGAAACAATTGAAGCCTACAGAAAGAAGAGAGGATGGGAATCCAGGCCTGGTGTCCATATTCCTATGCCGGAAAATCCATCCACATGACATTGGTTGGGGGCATTTAGCAGTATCTCATTAGAAGTTTATAGATAGCTGAAAAGGTTTCGACCAACGGAGCTTAATGATGCTCATATGGCATGATGATATTGTTTCTATAGGGTTGAAAGTTACCAGGAATTTACTTTGATCATTTGTCCTGCAATATTATCTTTATGCCTTGCGACTAATTATTGAAACTTTTGTACTAGCGAATTGTTTGGTTTGTATCATCTTTGTCTAATTAAGTTTATTGAACTTGCGTGGGGTGATCTTCATATCTGTTAAAAGAATGATCTTGTTTCACAAATCACAATCTGTATACAACCTACTAGATCTGTGTTGTTATACTTTCAAATGCCAAAGTTATTTTTCAGCTCGAGTTCTTAAAACACAGATGTTCTTCAACCTACTAAATCAACAGATTGCCTATGACTGGCAGGAAGCTTCAGACCCTCATCTATCTTGAGTAATCTTTTTTAGCGCACATTCTTATAGTCATCCTTCAACTTAGAACCTGAAGAGATGAAGAACTGCTGACGCAAATTTCATCTGTATGTATGTAAGCAAAATTCTTACAACATCAGATGAAATAACCACAATGAAGTATAGGCAAGCTTGTCATTCTTCATAATATTATGTTTGCATACAAGAGTCGATTCCTAAAGGATTGCAGATACAACAGGTGAGCCCGAACACTCTAAACCTTGGACTATAAAATACCGTGTAATTTCAAAaggaatatatatttatatatataaacaaaaattatAGAATACTGATCCATGGTAGTAAAAAGTAAAATCTACCACCCAACGACTCCGCACGATCGGCCCCATAACCATTTAAGCTCGTTTCAACCAATCTTATATAAGCATCTACGACACCAAATTTCAGTGACTCCGAGGAGCAAAAGGTTAAAGAAGAGACGGGTGCATAGATCAGATGCTTGATGCTTAATGACTGGTAATCCAGCTGAAGAAGTTGCTATTTTTGCAAAATCGTATTAATCTCTCTTCGCATCGATATTTAACTTTCGATTCAAAGTTTCGGTAGGATCTttgtttagaaagaatttatggAAGCCTTGAGGTTCCTCCTCTCAAACCCTTTTGCGGAAGGTTGATCTTGAATCCAAGACCATGACAATTGTATTCTGCTAGGAAGGCTGATGTTGAATATTCTACTAGTCGGTCTGCCACATTCCTACAACATTTATATAGAATGATAATCTAGAGAGTTGTTCTATACATGATCGGGCTAACTTAGCACATGACAAGATAGAAGATGCGACCGACATAGATGTTCAAATGCTAAGCGAAGGGAAGCACTAGGCATACACCAAGGTTCACTGATTAGAAACATTTTGGGTGAAACTTGAACATCCTTTAAAACAGAAAATATGTTGAAACTTTAACAACACTAATAAATTTCTTCATTAGGGCATAAATGTTAACATTAGTCTGATGATTTTATCCAATCTGCATCAAAATATTAGTTCATGGTCTGCTGTCCAAACAATCGATAAGGATACAACAATGGCGTCTGCGTCATTCACTTACAATTATGGTGGTTGTGAGAACGATAGTCATACCTGTTGAACGAGGAAGAATCGGGTTCCCATCTAAATGACCCTTCGCTGCTCCGATGATCATAACTCTGATAGTGATAGTGATCCCTAGGGGATAGCAGGGCTGGGGTACAAGGGTATGGGCTGCGGGGGCTGGGACAGGGATGTCCCCATCCTTGCTCGAATAGTGACCTCCCGAAGTTTGGGCTCCTCAAACTCAAGTTGTGATTGTAGGGGTGGTACCGTGGCGAATAACCTGGATAGGAGGAAGAGAGTCTTCGATCTCTTTCAGGCGTGCCATTGTCTTGAATGTGATTCCCTCTATGGTGGTCCAAGGAATGGTTGGATTGATGGACATGACTTCTCGATGAGTTAGAACCTGATCCAGTGAATGGAATGCCCCATCTCCTAGAATCCGCGTTGTCTGGTACAGGTGCATTTATTCCAGGAAAGGCCACACTCATCTTTTTCCGTGGAGGCTCGGGGTCACTCCGTTCCGGGAGTTCTCCATCCTCGAACTCCTGATTTGTCTCATTGGCAAAGATGGTGATTCCAGAAGGCTGGTCGACATCTGCATCTTCATCTAACAAGACATGCCAATTCACAATAAGCCGAGTCGAAGGAAACTCTCAAATGAAAAAACAAACTTGCAAATAAAACTTGTTTCCGTTCGTTCAAGGAGGCTTGCATTTAGTAAACAAAAGATTGGCACTAGTGAAGCTAAATTCGATTTCTAATAAGATCATATATAATAAGAAGCCTTAGTTAAGCTCATCAGTTTACAAATATCTTTATAATTCAAATGCTGTATGTCATCGAACATCATCGATCACAAAATTATCTTGGCTAGATGTAAATTACTTGTAATTCAAAGTATAACTTGTTACCTAAATATCCAGGAGGGTATCCTATTTCCCGCATCCGATGTAACCAAGGCGGCGGATCGTTTTCCTGTGTAAGATCGACGCATATTATAAGGTTGAATGCATTAAAAGATGCTAAGTTTCAAAGTCCTACAAAATCCAACAGTTACGAGTAATCCAGATGAATAGTCGGTAAATGAAAACAGCAACAGAAATCAAGCATATCTTGTGCTTTATTGAATCTTCTATATGAAGAACATCACTAAAGCTCTGAAGTAAGTAGAATTGTTTATTACCCCAATTCCCAAGCATTCTCGCGTTGCAGACCCTAGAACTCCGGCGCACAAGTCATCAAATTTGCCAGGAGTTTTCTGATAATATCGAACTCGTGCACGGTCAGTTGGATTTCGCCTTGAGCTATTGTGCATCTTGCGTGCATTGTTGATTGCCTCATTATCACGTGGCTTTGAGCACTCCTTGAGCGAGTGACTGTATGAGCCACAATTGAAACACCGGGAGGCTTCCAAAATCGCAATCCTGCATGAGTAACATGGAAAAAGTTACATTTCTTACAGTTCAAGGCGGTATAACTGAAAAAGGAAGAGGAGCTCATCACACATACTTTCCCTTTTTATGCATATAGACATTCAAGCGCGAAACTTCATAAACAAAGTAGTACAGCTTCAATAATTTCATAACAAATTTTATTTCAAAGAGAGAGCTCGCTCACCCTTCGCGGTCACCTGAACCATCAACTGAATTCGAGCCTAAAGTGCACCCTCGATCATAGAAAGGAACATCAGCTTCCAATGATGCTTTGTCTTTATCAACCTCTCGCCTTGCTTGGCTATCCATCCAAAATGTCTTTCGTGCaagaaaaaaagaaacaaaattcaaaaacttacaAATCAAGAGTATGAGCATATACAGAAGCTCAAAGACAGTATTTAAGGCAATCTTGCACATCGAAATGTATATTCAAAATGATCAACCTAGTACTATatgctatattttttttctacGAAAAGAAATGAATTCAATCGATGGATAGGATACATCATTTAAATACAGAAACTTGATACTAAAAGGAATGTCATGATCCCTTAAGGTTATAGATCTGATCTTGGAGTTTCAAACATAGGAAGAGAACAAAGTCTCAAGTTAATGCAACTACATATGGTTCACATTAGGTTGTGCTAATAATAAGTACCAACTATGAAGAGCTTAATTCTTATTTACCACTGTGTTCGGCTTCTCAGTGCCAACATGTAATGCTGGAAAATATGTCTCTTCACCATCTTCTAAGGACTCATCTCCAGGTCTCTGCCAAGAAACGCGCAAGAAAACTTTAAATGTATAAGAACCGCAAATTCAGTGCTTAATCGAAACTATTCTCTACTCCCTCTAGCATAGAAAAACTGCATTGTTCATCAGAAacattgttattttttttcttcccagAAACCTAACAACCACCTTATCGATAAACATATATTTTTTATCCTCTAGGAATAAAGAAAATGATACAGATGCACAAGAAACAAGTTGAAGCGGATAAAAAAAGAAATATGTTAATGGAGATTGCTCAAAAAGAATATTCACTAAGGTGTTTATCTTGTGGATCCAACAGTTGACCATTTTTTGTAATTTAACAAGCCATACAATTTTCACAGTTCATCTTACGAACAAGGTCCGCCTCCGTTCGTATCCAGATTGTCTTTCCAGAAAGATGCTTTATACTAATGGATATCAACTTAGGCGTAGAAGTACCAAAATAGAAAGACTTACACTCGATGAAAACTGGTTGTGTGCCTGCCATTGAGACCACTGCTGCATAAGTTCCACCAGCTTCCTTTTGCTATCTCTGCATACAGTAGAAGATACAGTGCATGAGGAATTTATTGACAAAAATTGAAAAAACAACCGATACTATGCTTTTCAGAAGCATGCTTTGCATGTCTGGTCATGTATTGCATTAGGGTTCTGTCGTTTTTTTCTATGCCAACCTTGTTAATGAGCTGAATACTACTTGCACAGATGGTTGTTTCTCAACATCACTCGATCGAGCTCTTTTTACTCCTGTTATAGCTACCACTCTAAATTAGGGAAGACAAACACATCTGACAAGAATTAGCAAGGCAACTTAGAGATAGCGATGTTGCTTTTTGAGAAAAATACCCAGATCAGGCCCCTACTAATACATGCCAAATTAATATATTGTATCAAAATTGTGCCAAAATTGATCTAGATGATACCTATATACTTAGACATATTAAATTATAATCACACGAGAAGCTTCAAGGGTGTGAAATTCACAAATTTTCAGTCCATTGACAAAACAACTTAAAGGACTGAAAATTTGCcagaaactttttttttttattttgtaaaaattgACCTAGATGATACCAATACACTCAAACATAACAAATTATGATTGTATACTATGAGGAGAAGCTGTCAAGAATGTAAACTTGACAATTTTTAGTTGACCAAGTTGTTTGATGGATTGAGAAGGATATTGGATGCAATGGACTGGGAGGGGGCCTGAAATGGGGCATTTTCAAATGGAGTTCTTTGTTAGCAAAGCCTCAAAGCGGGCATTTGCTTTTTCTTCTACGCTAGAAATATCATTCACCTTGCCTTAAGAAAggaaaaactaatttttttctTGGCAATGATGTGAAATCAATCAAGAGTTCAAACAAAAGCAAGCTGGTGCACGAAACTCCCATCAATGCAGTCTATTGGGTCTATTATATGCAGCCTCATCCTGCACCGCAAGAAGCTGTTTCAATGAGTCGAACCCATGATCATAAGGTTACATGGcagcaactttaccattgcgccaaggctccccttcatcaATTAAGGGTTCAAACAAATGTCAATAAATGCTTAATGTAGTACTTGTATTTGAGGAAGACAAAGCATAACCACTGAGAGGATACGACTTTCACCAATCAAAAGGTTGTTGGAAGCGCCACAAGTTAGCATAGCATCTCTGACTGCGACTGTATCTTGCTCTGCCTGTTCTAATGCTGAAGAACCAAATAACACAGCTCTCTCATAGAGAACTGGGGTCTGTGCATATATGCCATCTTCTAGCTCCATATCCAGCACGCGAGCATCATCTCCCACAGAATTGTCACCATTCTCTGAATAAAAATGATCTTTCTTCATGTAAGATAATCTAGAATGTGaatctatttcaaaattcttgGATTCTAATCCTCCGAGATCACCATTACTGTTGTTTGCAGATGACGATTCAAAGCCAATGAAGTCATCAGGGTCCATATTCTAGCACCAAGTTTTTACCAAACAAAAGGTCCTGTATGAGAAACATAATTGGGTATCAAAGAACACATCAATAAGGGGGGAAAAATATGCATCATGATTTGAAGATGAACAAGTTATTCTATACTTTTATTAGCTTGCACGTTATGAACACATATTACTTTTTAGAGGATGGATTGTTCGAAAAGGGAATGTAGTCGAAAGATTTCATTTTTAATAACTGAAAATCTCAGAAATAGAAATTTTAGGGTTTCGTGGTGAGTCGGAAATCAGCATGAGATGAAGACTTCGAGCAGTCAATAGAGCACAGTAAACTGTAAACGAGACCCTCGAGAATAAAGAAGGGGGGGAGTCGGGCGACGAAGGGGCGGAACACCGCCAGGCAAAAAGAGGTGAAATCTGAGTTCCGCCGAAGGAGTCAGCGGCAGAGGATTCGACTGATGGGTCCAACGAGagtgagaggaagagaagagggtaAACGGAGCGTAGAGCGAGCGAGCGAGAGAGAACCTGAGTTCGAAGATGAGAACGGCGGTCGCCTTCCTGtccgcctccgccgccgccgccgccgccacgcCGACGTGTAAACGCGTATCTATTCCTAAATCTGAAGCATCTaatcataaataaatttattgttttaaatGTTCTTcctttgaaatttaggtttagtCAATTTAGTCCCTTAACTTCCATCaaataaatgatttttaaattattaaaatttttataatgaatttgagattatttttatcGAGTAATTCCACAAACtttttaatacatttttttttaaaaaaaaagtatcttgataaaaaattgtaaaattgattttgaaatcatTCATTTCCGATGAATACAAATTGATTTATAAATACTCTAAAtagaatattaaatttttaatatcaaaaagtttttttaataaaaaaatttgatt
This genomic stretch from Zingiber officinale cultivar Zhangliang chromosome 7A, Zo_v1.1, whole genome shotgun sequence harbors:
- the LOC122002941 gene encoding uncharacterized protein LOC122002941; protein product: MGGKGQRRREKNYRAAHGGETRLPPPPSLKELDVFPFKLRKIMELRNENFFAVKQGHTSTSKGSGGQKRKPVSDCVSEKNKKLYKNESSSTTSSVNKEGIPAIKEDHLNSNDAIKTQFLNGEEKEKRKRKVPKDLRFVDMDQVAGVSRKKKRKDYLEAKKKKNKRPKIDDVRDFPGREEIVFGEVVQAPPKLSVPKRSTKGPLDAFHERVRLETIEAYRKKRGWESRPGVHIPMPENPST
- the LOC122002942 gene encoding uncharacterized protein LOC122002942 isoform X1, which produces MDPDDFIGFESSSANNSNENGDNSVGDDARVLDMELEDGIYAQTPVLYERAVLFGSSALEQAEQDTVAVRDAMLTCGASNNLLIGESPITGVKRARSSDVEKQPSVQVVFSSLTRDSKRKLVELMQQWSQWQAHNQFSSSRPGDESLEDGEETYFPALHVGTEKPNTVTFWMDSQARREVDKDKASLEADVPFYDRGCTLGSNSVDGSGDREGIAILEASRCFNCGSYSHSLKECSKPRDNEAINNARKMHNSSRRNPTDRARVRYYQKTPGKFDDLCAGVLGSATRECLGIGENDPPPWLHRMREIGYPPGYLDEDADVDQPSGITIFANETNQEFEDGELPERSDPEPPRKKMSVAFPGINAPVPDNADSRRWGIPFTGSGSNSSRSHVHQSNHSLDHHRGNHIQDNGTPERDRRLSSSYPGYSPRYHPYNHNLSLRSPNFGRSLFEQGWGHPCPSPRSPYPCTPALLSPRDHYHYQSYDHRSSEGSFRWEPDSSSFNRYDYRSHNHHNCK
- the LOC122002942 gene encoding uncharacterized protein LOC122002942 isoform X2, which gives rise to MDPDDFIGFESSSANNKNGDNSVGDDARVLDMELEDGIYAQTPVLYERAVLFGSSALEQAEQDTVAVRDAMLTCGASNNLLIGESPITGVKRARSSDVEKQPSVQVVFSSLTRDSKRKLVELMQQWSQWQAHNQFSSSRPGDESLEDGEETYFPALHVGTEKPNTVTFWMDSQARREVDKDKASLEADVPFYDRGCTLGSNSVDGSGDREGIAILEASRCFNCGSYSHSLKECSKPRDNEAINNARKMHNSSRRNPTDRARVRYYQKTPGKFDDLCAGVLGSATRECLGIGENDPPPWLHRMREIGYPPGYLDEDADVDQPSGITIFANETNQEFEDGELPERSDPEPPRKKMSVAFPGINAPVPDNADSRRWGIPFTGSGSNSSRSHVHQSNHSLDHHRGNHIQDNGTPERDRRLSSSYPGYSPRYHPYNHNLSLRSPNFGRSLFEQGWGHPCPSPRSPYPCTPALLSPRDHYHYQSYDHRSSEGSFRWEPDSSSFNRYDYRSHNHHNCK